A genomic window from Streptomyces sp. HUAS YS2 includes:
- a CDS encoding family 2 encapsulin nanocompartment cargo protein polyprenyl transferase, whose product MTSTPATTDGQGAVALLDQTRTVVTPQLRSTVETLPGSIRRVAMYHFGWEHADGTPAAGQAGKAIRPALVLAATRALGGDPAPAVRAAAAVELAHNFTLLHDDIVDEDPTRRHRPTAWTVFGIPDALIAGDAMLALAVRLLAEDGHPASAAASARLAACVIELCAGQQADCAFEQRPPHEVTLDECVAMATAKTGALLGCACALGALYAGAGEREVAAMDAFGREAGLAFQLIDDLIGIWGDPERTGKPAGADLAAHKKSLPVVAALGSGTAAGAELAGLYGQPVLDAAAVRAAADAVERAGGRDWAQAEAADRMARAVQQLSLAVPDLAAAGDLLSLAEFVTRRTR is encoded by the coding sequence ATGACCAGCACGCCTGCCACGACCGACGGTCAGGGGGCCGTGGCGCTCCTGGACCAGACCCGTACCGTCGTCACGCCCCAGCTGCGCTCCACCGTCGAGACCCTGCCCGGGTCCATACGGAGGGTCGCGATGTACCACTTCGGCTGGGAGCACGCCGACGGCACCCCGGCCGCCGGGCAGGCCGGCAAGGCGATCCGCCCCGCCCTGGTCCTGGCCGCCACCCGGGCCCTCGGCGGCGACCCGGCCCCGGCCGTCCGCGCCGCCGCGGCGGTGGAGCTGGCGCACAACTTCACCCTGCTCCACGACGACATCGTCGACGAGGACCCGACGCGCCGTCACCGACCCACCGCCTGGACCGTGTTCGGCATCCCCGACGCGCTGATCGCGGGCGACGCGATGCTGGCGCTGGCGGTGCGGCTGCTCGCCGAGGACGGCCACCCGGCGTCCGCCGCGGCCTCGGCCCGGCTCGCCGCCTGCGTCATCGAGCTGTGCGCCGGGCAGCAGGCGGACTGCGCGTTCGAGCAACGGCCGCCGCACGAGGTGACGCTGGACGAGTGCGTCGCGATGGCCACGGCGAAGACCGGCGCGCTGCTCGGCTGCGCGTGCGCGCTCGGCGCGCTGTACGCGGGGGCGGGGGAGAGGGAGGTCGCGGCGATGGACGCGTTCGGCCGGGAGGCCGGACTGGCCTTCCAGCTGATCGACGACCTGATCGGGATCTGGGGCGACCCCGAGCGGACCGGCAAGCCGGCCGGCGCGGACCTGGCCGCCCACAAGAAGTCGCTGCCGGTGGTGGCCGCGCTCGGCTCCGGCACCGCCGCCGGCGCGGAGCTGGCGGGTCTGTACGGGCAGCCGGTGCTCGACGCGGCGGCGGTACGGGCGGCGGCGGACGCGGTGGAGCGGGCCGGCGGCCGGGACTGGGCCCAGGCCGAGGCGGCCGACCGGATGGCCCGGGCGGTGCAGCAGCTCTCCCTCGCGGTACCGGACCTGGCGGCGGCGGGCGACCTGCTGTCGCTCGCGGAGTTCGTGACGCGCCGCACGCGCTGA